Part of the Lolium rigidum isolate FL_2022 chromosome 6, APGP_CSIRO_Lrig_0.1, whole genome shotgun sequence genome, atgaccttgttggaggcattgttttgagagcggggactatcttcagggtgaaaacctaagatctttgatcgggcgacgacggtgttagagcattgttctcttcttgaaggcgtcagatttggagagtctgtatttcaggtgttgtcttggtggtggatgtattgttgttgttaggctcgagatactgtagcgggacttttgtttcttagttttcttttctattttttggctgtgtgcatccgtagtgccattagggtggtgcgttgttgcagaggctgggtgtaattggtatcttttgatattaatatattccctttatcgaaaaaatcttcTGAAATCCGGTTTTAGGGATGCAACCACTTCACTGATACAGAAAGGAGTTACAAGCAAATGGACTTACCACATCATGGGTCTTTTTACATCGCTCGGGTACTTCCATATCCTTTGATGGAAGAAACTGAAACAAGGTTGCAGTAAGTCAGTAACATGATGCATTATTAGTAAGCTTTTCAATGCACAAGACGTCAACCTTAACAACCTGTTCTGCAGATGAAGATGACCCTATTTTCAGATAAATTGAGACCTCAGAATTTCTTGACAGTTGTCTCATTGAGCTGGCTTTTCCATGTACTAGATCACCAATGCTCTGCTTACCTGGTGATGTTTTCATTGTAGTTAGACAGATTTAATCAGTGTCACTTAAGCCCTTGTAACAAAAATACTTACTGTTTTGGGAAGTTAATGAAAAGGTGTCTGGTACTTCATCGCAGTCATCAGCCAACAAAATCTTAGCCTGTTTTGAGATAAGTTAGTAAGAAAAGACAAACATGAAAAGTGGTTTTTGATCTCAAAGTAAAATGAATGGTATACTATAAATTGACTATGATGCAAAAGGTGATAGAATAGCGTGCACCTCTGTAACTTCTTGGCACATTTCCTGAATGCCATCTCTAGCCGTAGAATCATAAGGTGTCACTGGCTCAGCTTCAGAACAAACATGATCCGAAAGTGGCAGTTCTTTTCTTTCATTCAATGTAGGGAGCACTTGAAGTGGCTGCATCATTAAATCTGGGTAGCATGACAGAGGAGTTAGTGGCACACCCTCGTTATTGGAAGGAACATGTGATGCCTCCTCTAGTCCCAAAGCTAGTAACACACATTGGTTAGACGGAGTATTTTGTGCTGAATTGGGCAATGATTCTTGATGAAGTTGAACAGTCCTGCAATTAAGCCCATCTCCTGTGTCAATGGGACTTTTCCGCCTTTTCCTTCTCCTGCTAGGGTTACAACTGGAACTGTCGTAGATTTCAATAACATCACTGTATCCAGAGCTATCACTAATTTCAACTACATCAAGGTATGAAGATTTGTCGTTTCCTCTCGTATTAGCAAATGGCTGTAAAAATATGAACCAAACCACGTGACACTCACTGAAGAATGATAATCAGTGCTgatgggagaaagaaagaaagacaaaaaaCACTTATGTCATAAGTATGCCAGCATATGGTAGTAAAGCATAAATCTTGTGAGACAGGAGAGCATAAATGCACCATATGTTCTGAGACTAAGTGCATACATAGCCTTCTCATTATAGTGCATCAACAAACTAAGAAGCATGCAAGAAGTAGAAACCAAGGGGGTACCTTCGTCAGACAGTTTCGCTTTTTCCGATCGCCATGTTTGCAACTCATGTTTAGCACTATGTTAGATGCCGGCATGCACTCCTTACCCTTTGCCTCAATTTCATTGTCCAGATTTTCCATCATCGTGGTGTGCTTATCTGCGGGAGCTTCCATATCTATGTCACCCTTTGATGATGATCCAGTTGTAACTTCATTAGGAGGTAAAGAATGCCTCATGTGTAGCCCTTCATTTCTCACGTTATCTGTCCTCATCCTTTTGTTACGGACAAAGCTATTCCGATCACTATCTCCACCAGGTGTCGAGAATACTGGTGATAGGCTGTTTTCAATAGAAAGTGTATACTTTCTTTTCCTAGAATGTTTCTAGTAAACAGGAGCGAGTATTAGTTTAGAACACTTGAATTAAATATTCAACAGAACTAACAAATAAATAATCAGTAATTATTGGCAGCAAGCTATCCAAAAAAATGTAAAGACTGTAAACTTGCATTCATGTAAACGGTCGAAAAATGAAGGATGTAGAAACAAAAGAAATAATAGAGCAAGGTCACACAAACCTTGTGAAGCTGGTAAGATGCCTTTGTTGAGGAAAGCCTCCATTGCTGTCCATCCCATTTGCAGCAGGGTCTGAGGAATGCACTCGACACAAGTGTGTAGTCCTCTTCATCAGCGTTGTTGTGATTTTTCACCCTTACTGCATATTTGCTAGATTCACAACTTCCAATTTCTGAAATGACACCCGGTAACCAAGTACCATCCTGATACACTTCCACCTCTGCAGATGGCTCCAAGTTATATTGAAACTTCAATCTATCAAAGTCTGGTGGCGGCCGGATGTAACGAGAATGTAGGACCAGAATTGAGCATTTACTATCCCCATGCTGAACTACATAGTTTGCAGAGTCAACCATCTTAATGACAGTAGCAGTCATCATACCCTGCTTTCCTTGAGGACATATTACTTCCACCTTGCTCCCCTCATCATACAGTGGCACTCTTGGAACCTGCATGCAAATTCACAACAGCAGAATATTAGTGATTCTCTTTCACTAGCTAATAACTGCTCATGGGAGTCGTATGTTCAATTAGGGAAGCTTACTGCATGCACCAAACAGTTAAAGGTTTCAGAGAGTTCCTTTCATAGAAAAATAATCTTAAACTTCACAATATACATACCAAATTTCATTCGGCAAACATATGTATACAAGGGTGGTTGGTTTTATGCCATTTGTAAGATAA contains:
- the LOC124663621 gene encoding DUF724 domain-containing protein 6-like; translation: MCGALPSGATVSLCGARQSVAHISVDRATSDGQVTPQARVPHSEIADRGFHGAYYEAIVTARLPASGGYEVVYSTLVEDGGGGPLREAVAPANVRPRPSPLPPPGAARCDLNVFDMVEAYHNEGWWPGVVSGAWPASTVMEPRYAVSLPTREVVEVVASLVRPRRVFVRGRWMDMQEVVPRVPLYDEGSKVEVICPQGKQGMMTATVIKMVDSANYVVQHGDSKCSILVLHSRYIRPPPDFDRLKFQYNLEPSAEVEVYQDGTWLPGVISEIGSCESSKYAVRVKNHNNADEEDYTLVSSAFLRPCCKWDGQQWRLSSTKASYQLHKKHSRKRKYTLSIENSLSPVFSTPGGDSDRNSFVRNKRMRTDNVRNEGLHMRHSLPPNEVTTGSSSKGDIDMEAPADKHTTMMENLDNEIEAKGKECMPASNIVLNMSCKHGDRKKRNCLTKPFANTRGNDKSSYLDVVEISDSSGYSDVIEIYDSSSCNPSRRRKRRKSPIDTGDGLNCRTVQLHQESLPNSAQNTPSNQCVLLALGLEEASHVPSNNEGVPLTPLSCYPDLMMQPLQVLPTLNERKELPLSDHVCSEAEPVTPYDSTARDGIQEMCQEVTEAKILLADDCDEVPDTFSLTSQNSKQSIGDLVHGKASSMRQLSRNSEVSIYLKIGSSSSAEQFLPSKDMEVPERCKKTHDVMGMVNNIAGICLKEKDNFMNCMPCPNSEGSSSLAHPGRILMHPAMTMDLSAFMPAPNINGLPPELVTSSLLLGLLNKMEVFTRLPQNLHFSKLLQDSHPELREGKAIGLVISFSHLAESIQNMRIQDDDNKFQQKMSSLAELEENGFEVGTLKERLENLLRIKSRHMDFKGKKAILEHDILEKEGAYNKVEQKVGILDIGIKELERMLLHAQEEKASLVEQKSAIGLEISKLQGDACRAEELYMSAESDFGRTATAPWEACLPADNTASDLVLATTACSI